A section of the Anabaena cylindrica PCC 7122 genome encodes:
- a CDS encoding ABC transporter permease — MKHPLKKALTLLSVYYAYMLEYRSELVLWILSGSLPIILMGVWIKAAQGGQFSLTSIDFARYFFAVFLVRQMTVVWVIFDFEREVIEGKLSPRLLQPIDPGFHHLANHVSERFARMPFVFLLIGFFFLLYPQAFWLPSLPNLFLFSLASLLAFALRFLIQYTFAMFSFWTERATALESFWFLFFLFLSGMIAPLEVFPEAVRNVVMFTPFPYLIHFPASILVGLPVDLTRGFLSILGWLLVFMGANRLLWRAGLKRYSGMGA, encoded by the coding sequence ATGAAACATCCTCTTAAAAAAGCCCTAACTTTGCTTTCAGTCTACTATGCCTATATGCTTGAGTATCGGTCAGAATTAGTATTATGGATTTTATCTGGTTCTTTACCAATTATTCTCATGGGTGTATGGATAAAAGCGGCTCAAGGAGGGCAGTTTAGTCTCACCTCTATAGATTTTGCCCGTTACTTTTTTGCTGTTTTTTTAGTCAGACAAATGACAGTTGTTTGGGTAATTTTTGACTTTGAAAGAGAGGTAATAGAAGGTAAACTTTCTCCACGATTATTACAACCTATAGATCCAGGATTTCATCATCTTGCTAACCATGTTTCTGAAAGATTTGCTAGAATGCCTTTTGTATTTCTATTAATAGGATTCTTTTTTTTATTATATCCTCAAGCTTTTTGGTTGCCGAGTTTACCTAATTTATTCCTGTTTAGTTTAGCTTCGCTACTAGCTTTTGCCCTACGATTTTTAATTCAGTATACTTTTGCTATGTTCTCTTTTTGGACAGAAAGAGCTACAGCTTTAGAAAGTTTCTGGTTTTTATTTTTTCTGTTTTTATCAGGTATGATTGCACCTTTAGAAGTTTTTCCTGAAGCTGTGCGAAACGTAGTCATGTTTACACCTTTTCCCTATTTGATTCATTTTCCTGCAAGTATTCTCGTAGGTTTACCTGTTGACTTAACAAGAGGATTTTTGTCAATTTTGGGTTGGTTGCTAGTATTTATGGGTGCAAATCGCTTGTTATGGCGTGCAGGATTAAAGAGGTATTCAGGAATGGGAGCGTGA
- a CDS encoding ABC transporter ATP-binding protein, protein MSIIIAENLSKYYPVAIKEPGIRGTLTHFFRRTYRSIKAVQDVSFEIASGEVVGFLGPNGAGKTTTLKMLTGLIHPSSGTVRVAGHIPFRRQEAFLQKITLVMGQKQQLIWDLPALDSLRINAAVYNISDREFQHRVGELTEMLSLEGKLNQPVRKLSLGERMKAELLAALLHRPQVLFLDEPTLGLDVNAQVSVRDFLRDYNQLYQATVLLTSHYMADITALCKRVLLIHQGKLMYDGSLDGLLENFAPYREIYVELAHPLPAEKLMSYGDIQLLEGRAVRFIVQRAALTSTVSQILADLEVIDLTVTEPPVEEVIGRVFQNGFV, encoded by the coding sequence ATTTTTTTCGGCGGACTTATCGTTCAATCAAAGCCGTTCAAGATGTTTCTTTTGAAATCGCTTCCGGTGAAGTGGTTGGTTTTTTAGGCCCCAACGGTGCGGGCAAAACTACCACTTTGAAAATGCTCACCGGCTTAATTCATCCTTCTAGCGGTACAGTCAGAGTTGCCGGACATATTCCTTTTCGTCGTCAAGAAGCATTTTTGCAAAAAATCACCCTAGTAATGGGGCAGAAACAACAATTAATTTGGGACTTACCAGCATTAGATTCCTTAAGAATTAACGCCGCAGTTTATAACATTTCTGACAGAGAATTTCAGCATCGAGTTGGTGAATTAACAGAAATGCTTTCTTTAGAAGGTAAACTGAACCAACCAGTCCGCAAGCTATCACTCGGTGAACGCATGAAAGCCGAACTGTTAGCCGCACTTTTACACCGTCCCCAAGTTTTATTTTTAGATGAACCAACTTTAGGACTAGATGTAAATGCTCAAGTGAGTGTACGTGACTTTTTAAGAGATTACAATCAGCTTTATCAAGCAACAGTATTATTGACAAGTCATTACATGGCAGATATCACAGCTTTATGCAAACGTGTACTATTAATTCACCAAGGAAAACTGATGTATGACGGTAGCTTAGATGGGTTATTAGAAAACTTTGCACCTTACCGAGAAATTTATGTTGAATTAGCCCACCCTCTACCAGCTGAAAAACTTATGTCTTATGGAGATATCCAACTTTTAGAAGGAAGAGCCGTGCGTTTTATCGTCCAGAGAGCCGCACTTACCAGCACCGTATCACAAATTTTAGCTGATTTGGAAGTTATTGATTTAACAGTAACAGAACCACCTGTAGAAGAAGTAATTGGAAGAGTTTTTCAGAATGGTTTTGTCTAG